From Gimesia panareensis, the proteins below share one genomic window:
- a CDS encoding SLC13 family permease — translation MDWQIVVTFLVLAGVICSLTFLRAGADTILMGGLTILIVTGIVPVGKAVEGFSNEGLLAVAFLFVVSEGIRQTGGFSFAGQQMLGRPKSLTDAQARVMVPSAVLSAFLNNTPVVAMMMPVISDWAKKMRISISHLMLPLSYAAILGGLCTLVGTSTTLVVDGLLQRQTGRPGLSMFEVAWVGVPVMVIGLIYLLVCSRWLLPERKPAITPMDDPREYTVEMVVEPGCPLIGKTIEQAGLRHLPGMYLMEIDRADDVIAAVSSNERLAANDQLVFVGVVESVIDLQKIPGLKPATDQLFKLSGPRSERCLIEAVVSDSFRFLNMSIRTAKFRSNYNAAVIAVARNGQRINKKIGDIELQRGDTLLIEAHPSFIDQQRNSREFFLVSQVEDSTPPRHERAWIARLILLAMIGMVALFNIPMLVAAMVAAGLMTATRCCSATEAKRSIDWGVLITIAAGLGIGQAIYSSGAAKLIANAFTGMANDSPLIVLAILSFITLILTNLITAKATATLIFPITVATANALGVDLMPFVITIIISAAACFATPIGYQTNLMVFGPGGYKYGDYLRIGGPLTLIVWLLTVIIVPLVWPFHP, via the coding sequence ATGGACTGGCAAATCGTAGTCACGTTTCTCGTTTTGGCAGGAGTAATCTGCTCGCTGACGTTTCTACGTGCCGGCGCTGATACGATCCTCATGGGTGGCCTGACGATCCTCATCGTCACCGGCATCGTCCCGGTCGGCAAAGCTGTCGAAGGTTTTTCCAATGAAGGACTCCTGGCCGTTGCCTTCCTGTTCGTGGTCAGTGAAGGCATCAGGCAGACAGGCGGCTTCTCCTTCGCAGGGCAGCAGATGCTGGGCCGCCCTAAATCGCTCACCGATGCGCAAGCACGCGTGATGGTTCCCTCTGCCGTCCTGAGTGCATTCCTGAATAACACGCCTGTCGTCGCAATGATGATGCCCGTTATTTCCGACTGGGCCAAGAAAATGCGAATTTCCATTTCGCATCTCATGCTCCCTCTGAGCTATGCCGCCATCCTGGGAGGACTCTGCACACTCGTCGGCACCAGCACAACCCTCGTGGTGGATGGACTGCTGCAAAGGCAGACCGGCCGCCCCGGGCTTTCCATGTTCGAAGTCGCCTGGGTCGGAGTCCCGGTGATGGTCATAGGACTGATTTACCTGCTGGTCTGCTCACGCTGGTTGCTCCCTGAACGAAAACCCGCGATCACTCCCATGGACGACCCCCGCGAATACACGGTAGAAATGGTCGTCGAACCCGGTTGCCCCCTGATTGGCAAAACGATCGAACAGGCGGGCCTGCGGCATCTACCCGGCATGTACCTGATGGAAATCGACCGGGCTGACGATGTCATCGCCGCGGTCTCCTCGAACGAACGCCTGGCTGCCAACGATCAACTCGTCTTCGTAGGGGTTGTCGAATCAGTCATCGATCTGCAGAAGATCCCTGGCCTGAAACCAGCCACGGACCAGTTGTTCAAACTCTCCGGTCCCCGTTCCGAACGCTGCCTGATCGAAGCGGTCGTCTCAGACAGCTTCCGCTTCCTCAACATGTCCATCCGCACCGCCAAATTTCGCTCCAATTACAATGCCGCGGTGATCGCGGTGGCACGTAACGGTCAGCGGATCAATAAAAAAATCGGTGACATTGAACTGCAACGTGGCGACACACTGCTCATCGAAGCACACCCCTCGTTCATCGACCAGCAGCGCAACTCCCGTGAGTTCTTCCTGGTCAGCCAGGTCGAAGATTCCACTCCGCCTCGGCATGAACGTGCCTGGATCGCACGTCTGATTCTGCTGGCCATGATCGGGATGGTCGCCCTGTTCAACATTCCCATGCTCGTGGCTGCCATGGTTGCCGCCGGCCTGATGACCGCCACCCGCTGCTGCAGCGCCACGGAAGCGAAACGCTCCATCGACTGGGGCGTGCTGATCACCATTGCCGCCGGTCTGGGCATCGGTCAGGCGATCTACAGTTCCGGTGCCGCCAAGCTGATCGCCAACGCCTTTACCGGCATGGCCAACGACAGCCCCCTGATCGTCCTGGCGATCCTCTCGTTCATCACACTGATCTTAACCAACCTGATCACCGCCAAAGCCACGGCAACTCTTATCTTCCCCATCACGGTCGCAACCGCCAACGCTCTGGGAGTCGACCTGATGCCCTTTGTGATCACCATCATCATTTCGGCAGCAGCCTGCTTCGCCACTCCCATCGGCTACCAGACAAACCTGATGGTCTTCGGTCCCGGGGGGTATAAATATGGAGACTACCTCCGCATCGGAGGCCCGCTGACTTTGATCGTCTGGCTGCTGACAGTGATCATCGTACCTCTTGTGTGGCCCTTCCATCCGTGA
- a CDS encoding 3'(2'),5'-bisphosphate nucleotidase has protein sequence MTESLEQELKTALLAVRQAALICRTVQSAITDEVLEKTDKSPVTIADFSSQAVICRALNKAFPEDPIIGEEDAAELRAPENQEFLEKIVAELTAASIQDPTPENVCTWIDFGGAKSYSDRFWTLDPIDGTKGFLRKEQYAVSLALIVDGKIVLGVLGCPNMPFPGENPTAGTLYYAVAGEGSYALPLVREQEPKRIRVTTTADFSESRFCESVESGHSSHSHSQQLAERLGISKEPRRLDSQAKYAVVAQGDADIYMRLPTRPGYREKIWDHAAGVLLVEEAGGEVTDIHGNPLQFDQGYELTNNQGVIVTNGHLHSLLIQSLDELEF, from the coding sequence ATGACAGAATCTTTGGAACAGGAATTAAAAACGGCCCTCCTGGCAGTCAGACAGGCTGCCTTGATCTGCAGGACGGTTCAGTCTGCGATTACTGATGAGGTGCTGGAGAAAACAGATAAAAGCCCGGTAACGATCGCTGACTTCAGCAGCCAGGCTGTCATCTGTCGTGCGCTGAACAAGGCATTTCCGGAAGACCCCATTATTGGTGAAGAAGATGCCGCTGAACTGCGCGCCCCGGAAAACCAGGAGTTTCTTGAAAAAATCGTGGCGGAACTGACTGCCGCCAGTATCCAGGATCCGACTCCCGAGAATGTCTGTACCTGGATCGATTTTGGTGGTGCCAAAAGCTACAGCGACCGTTTCTGGACCCTCGATCCTATCGACGGGACGAAAGGTTTTTTACGCAAGGAACAGTACGCTGTTTCGCTGGCGCTGATCGTGGATGGCAAAATCGTCCTCGGTGTACTGGGCTGTCCCAACATGCCGTTTCCCGGTGAAAATCCAACCGCGGGCACACTGTATTACGCTGTCGCAGGCGAGGGCTCTTATGCACTGCCTCTGGTGCGCGAACAGGAACCGAAACGGATTCGCGTCACCACCACTGCTGATTTCTCGGAGTCACGCTTTTGTGAGTCAGTCGAATCGGGACACAGTTCGCACAGCCATTCCCAGCAGCTCGCTGAACGACTGGGAATCAGCAAAGAGCCGCGGCGTCTCGACAGCCAGGCCAAGTATGCTGTGGTCGCCCAGGGAGACGCCGACATTTACATGCGACTGCCTACACGCCCCGGATACCGTGAAAAAATCTGGGATCACGCTGCGGGAGTCCTGCTCGTCGAAGAGGCGGGAGGCGAAGTCACTGACATTCATGGGAACCCGCTGCAGTTTGACCAGGGATACGAACTGACGAATAATCAGGGGGTGATTGTCACCAACGGACATCTACACTCACTCCTGATTCAGTCTCTGGACGAACTCGAATTTTAA
- a CDS encoding Gfo/Idh/MocA family protein, with product MGKKTIRIGIVGAGANTKARHIPGFQALEDVEIAGVVNSTPASTDKVARKYGIPQTYSHWQEMVDDPEIDAVVIGTWPNLHCEIACMALEAGKHVLTEARMARNLEEARKMLKVSQARPDLIAQIVPSPFGLKYNNEVIKLISHKYLGELREVIVLGADDAFWDYSKKMPWRLDKEISGNNMLTMGILHETLSRWVPPTERVFAQSSIFEPVRPSATAPGNTEVTLPDSLQILTRLQGGANAIYHLSGTILFGPGLQIHLYGSLGTIKVEFTPEEKIFVGHMGEDKLKEIQVPQEETGGWRVEAEFIGAIRGEEVVHFTDFATGVKYMEFSEAVARSCEQNQPVSLPL from the coding sequence ATGGGAAAAAAAACGATCCGGATTGGAATTGTTGGCGCAGGAGCAAATACAAAAGCGCGACACATTCCGGGATTTCAGGCTCTTGAAGACGTCGAAATTGCAGGCGTTGTGAATTCAACCCCCGCTTCTACTGATAAAGTGGCCCGGAAATATGGGATTCCACAAACCTACTCCCACTGGCAGGAAATGGTCGACGATCCGGAAATTGACGCTGTCGTGATCGGCACCTGGCCCAACCTGCACTGTGAGATCGCCTGCATGGCCCTCGAAGCCGGCAAGCACGTGCTCACCGAAGCCCGCATGGCACGCAACCTGGAAGAAGCACGCAAAATGCTCAAGGTCTCCCAGGCGCGTCCCGATTTGATAGCACAGATTGTCCCCAGCCCCTTTGGTCTGAAATACAACAATGAAGTGATCAAGCTGATTTCTCATAAATACCTGGGGGAACTTCGGGAAGTGATCGTCCTGGGTGCAGATGACGCATTCTGGGATTACAGCAAGAAAATGCCCTGGCGACTCGACAAGGAAATCAGTGGCAACAATATGCTCACCATGGGAATTCTGCACGAAACGCTCAGCCGCTGGGTTCCCCCCACCGAACGCGTGTTCGCTCAGTCTTCCATTTTCGAACCCGTGCGTCCCTCGGCCACCGCTCCAGGCAATACCGAAGTCACGCTCCCCGACAGCCTGCAGATTCTGACCCGACTGCAGGGCGGTGCAAATGCCATCTATCACCTGAGTGGAACGATTCTGTTTGGCCCCGGCCTGCAGATTCACCTGTACGGCAGCCTGGGGACAATCAAAGTCGAATTCACTCCCGAAGAAAAGATCTTCGTGGGTCACATGGGAGAAGATAAGCTCAAAGAAATCCAGGTCCCCCAGGAAGAGACCGGCGGCTGGCGGGTCGAAGCAGAATTCATCGGTGCCATTCGCGGCGAAGAAGTAGTCCACTTCACGGATTTTGCCACCGGCGTCAAATACATGGAGTTTTCAGAAGCAGTCGCTCGGAGTTGCGAACAGAATCAGCCCGTGAGTCTCCCACTGTAA
- the lpxB gene encoding lipid-A-disaccharide synthase, producing MHLFFSVGEPSGDQHTAHLIEEIRARHPDTRFSAFGGPEMQAAGCHLEVRLTDYAVMGILNVLPLIFKFIQLIRQVGAYLEQERPDAVVLVDFPGFNWWVAKKAKALGIPVFYYLPPQLWAWAPWRIRRVRKNVDYILSGLQFEKQWYESRGVNVDYIGHPFFDEVASRKLEQATLTELKQSAPQIVGVLPGSRTNEVTRNFPVMLQTIRRLSQQFPEAIFPVACYREKHLELCRNFIREQQAEDLPLKLYLKLTPEIIEAADCCLMVSGSVSLEMLARKTPAVVLYRSHWGMYFLGQVLITCKFMSLPNLIAGREIMPEFPSVGNSDKVVSQMTTILADWLGNPLALERARGELTSLYNETVIPGASAQAAEAILNHTGAQTASRAAA from the coding sequence ATGCACCTCTTTTTTTCTGTAGGCGAACCCAGTGGTGATCAACATACCGCTCACCTGATTGAAGAAATTCGTGCCCGCCACCCCGATACGCGTTTCTCCGCGTTCGGCGGTCCTGAGATGCAGGCAGCAGGCTGCCATCTGGAAGTCCGTCTGACCGATTATGCGGTGATGGGAATTCTCAATGTCCTGCCTCTGATCTTCAAGTTCATTCAACTGATCCGCCAGGTTGGTGCATACCTCGAACAGGAACGCCCGGATGCTGTCGTCCTCGTCGATTTCCCCGGCTTTAACTGGTGGGTCGCCAAAAAAGCCAAGGCCCTGGGCATCCCGGTCTTCTACTATCTGCCCCCCCAGCTCTGGGCCTGGGCTCCCTGGCGCATCCGCCGCGTCCGCAAAAACGTTGACTATATCCTCTCCGGACTGCAGTTTGAAAAACAGTGGTACGAGTCCCGGGGCGTCAACGTTGATTACATCGGCCATCCCTTCTTCGATGAAGTCGCCTCACGCAAACTGGAACAGGCAACGCTCACCGAACTCAAACAGTCTGCCCCACAAATCGTCGGAGTTCTGCCCGGCTCCCGCACCAATGAAGTCACGCGGAACTTCCCCGTCATGCTGCAGACAATCCGCCGTCTCTCACAACAGTTCCCGGAAGCCATCTTCCCCGTCGCCTGTTATCGCGAAAAGCATCTGGAACTCTGCCGGAACTTCATTCGGGAACAACAGGCAGAGGACTTACCGCTGAAGCTCTATCTTAAACTGACTCCGGAAATTATCGAGGCCGCCGACTGCTGCCTGATGGTCTCTGGTTCGGTCAGCCTGGAAATGCTGGCCCGAAAAACGCCGGCCGTCGTACTTTATCGCAGCCACTGGGGCATGTACTTCCTGGGGCAGGTGCTGATTACCTGCAAATTCATGTCACTTCCCAATCTGATCGCCGGGCGGGAAATCATGCCGGAATTCCCCTCTGTCGGGAATTCGGACAAAGTTGTCTCGCAAATGACAACGATTCTGGCGGACTGGCTGGGCAACCCCCTCGCCCTGGAACGGGCCCGCGGAGAACTCACTTCCCTCTACAATGAGACGGTGATTCCCGGCGCCTCCGCTCAGGCAGCAGAAGCCATTCTGAACCACACCGGAGCCCAGACCGCCTCCAGAGCGGCTGCATAA
- the rplU gene encoding 50S ribosomal protein L21, giving the protein MFVVIEDGSHQYTIQEGDTLTIDYRATANEGDSITFESVLLANGGGASSIGTPVIEGASVEAEVVEPEVKGEKLEIQKIRRRKNSRRHTGHRQKYTTVRITSITVPGLEIVEAEETEPAAVEG; this is encoded by the coding sequence ATGTTTGTAGTAATCGAAGATGGCAGCCATCAGTATACGATTCAGGAAGGTGACACCCTGACAATCGACTACCGTGCTACAGCAAATGAAGGCGACTCGATCACCTTTGAGAGCGTTCTGCTCGCCAACGGTGGCGGCGCCAGTTCCATCGGTACTCCCGTGATTGAAGGCGCCTCGGTAGAAGCCGAAGTCGTGGAGCCCGAAGTCAAAGGGGAAAAGCTCGAAATTCAGAAGATCCGTCGCCGTAAGAATTCCCGTCGGCACACAGGTCACCGCCAGAAATACACCACGGTTCGCATCACATCGATCACCGTGCCTGGCCTGGAAATTGTCGAAGCGGAAGAAACCGAGCCCGCTGCTGTTGAAGGCTAA
- a CDS encoding Rne/Rng family ribonuclease, which translates to MKKEMLINVLQPEESRIAIVEDGVLEELYVERNSLENLVGNIYKGKVVNIEPSIQAAFVDFGVGRNGFLHVSDIEYQYYRHITENGENKAARGRNSKGRRINERSVANKPPIQEILKRGSEVLVQVIKEGIGNKGPTLSTYISIPGRYLVIMPGLQRVGISRKIADEDVRRQLRTILTQLAPPPGLGFIVRTAGIDRSADDLKRDLNYLLRLWGTIVGRIKKLQAPVEIYSESDMMIRTIRDIYNGEIDTLYIDEATAYQRARDFMKVVLPKHVNRIKHYTGSDPIFYNSKLDDEICSIQNRHVPMKGGGSIVIDQTEALVAIDVNSGNYRADDNAEKTAFKVNMKAAEEISRQIRLRDLGGVIVIDFIDMREEKHRRSVERRLRELVKRDRARTKVLRISPFGLIEMTRQRIRPSLRRSMYEDCPSCRGTGQVKTAESMAIEVMRTLMTTGNKKNISRIVLNVHENVANYLNNKRRKDINNLEESSSTSIVINARTDVEPEHLTARCYDDIGNEVNF; encoded by the coding sequence ATGAAAAAGGAAATGCTGATTAATGTCCTCCAGCCGGAGGAGAGTCGAATCGCCATCGTTGAAGATGGTGTCCTCGAAGAACTGTATGTCGAGCGCAACAGCCTCGAAAACCTGGTAGGTAACATCTACAAGGGAAAAGTGGTCAATATCGAGCCTAGTATTCAGGCCGCATTCGTTGATTTTGGAGTCGGCCGCAACGGCTTTCTGCATGTCAGCGATATCGAATACCAGTACTACAGACATATTACAGAAAACGGTGAAAACAAAGCCGCCCGCGGCAGAAATTCCAAAGGCCGCCGGATCAACGAACGGAGCGTCGCCAATAAACCGCCGATCCAGGAAATCCTGAAACGCGGCAGCGAAGTCCTGGTCCAGGTCATCAAGGAAGGGATCGGCAACAAAGGCCCCACCCTCTCCACCTACATCAGTATCCCCGGCCGCTACCTGGTGATCATGCCCGGACTGCAGCGTGTCGGCATCAGCCGTAAAATTGCGGATGAAGATGTCCGCCGCCAGCTGCGTACCATCCTGACTCAGCTCGCTCCCCCTCCCGGACTGGGGTTCATCGTCCGTACCGCAGGCATCGATCGCTCGGCAGATGATCTGAAACGCGACTTGAATTACCTGCTTCGACTCTGGGGAACAATTGTAGGCCGCATCAAAAAACTGCAGGCCCCCGTCGAGATCTACTCCGAGAGTGACATGATGATCCGCACGATTCGCGACATCTACAACGGCGAAATTGATACGCTCTACATCGACGAAGCCACGGCATATCAGCGGGCACGTGACTTTATGAAAGTCGTCCTGCCTAAGCACGTTAATCGCATCAAACACTACACCGGCAGTGATCCGATTTTCTACAACAGCAAACTGGATGATGAAATCTGCAGTATCCAGAATCGGCACGTTCCCATGAAAGGGGGCGGTTCCATCGTGATCGACCAGACCGAAGCCCTGGTCGCAATTGATGTCAACAGTGGTAACTACCGCGCAGACGACAATGCGGAAAAAACCGCTTTCAAAGTCAACATGAAAGCAGCCGAAGAAATCAGCCGCCAGATCCGCCTCCGCGACCTCGGGGGAGTGATCGTGATCGACTTCATCGACATGCGGGAAGAAAAACACCGCCGCTCCGTCGAACGACGACTGCGTGAACTGGTCAAACGGGACCGCGCCCGTACCAAAGTGCTCCGCATCAGTCCCTTCGGACTGATTGAAATGACCCGCCAGAGAATTCGTCCCTCGCTCCGCAGAAGCATGTACGAGGACTGTCCCTCCTGCCGGGGAACCGGCCAGGTCAAAACAGCCGAAAGTATGGCCATTGAAGTCATGCGGACCCTGATGACCACCGGCAACAAGAAAAACATTTCGCGGATCGTACTGAATGTACACGAAAACGTCGCGAATTACCTGAATAACAAACGCCGCAAAGACATCAACAACCTGGAGGAGTCTTCAAGCACCTCCATCGTCATCAACGCCCGTACAGATGTCGAACCAGAACATCTAACCGCACGTTGTTATGACGATATTGGAAATGAAGTGAATTTCTAG
- the ptsP gene encoding phosphoenolpyruvate--protein phosphotransferase: MLVKRGIAVSPGVNFGPALILGAEDFRIPRQFVSVNVIETEIARLRSALDAVCEEIAENERLASDKLGEQYGAIFAAHLQMVSSPRLREEIETLIKDKCYSPEHASSRVFRRYTKLVQHLGDNYLAERASDIIDLEKRLLKQLLGEKREELSNLTTPIVVLANNLTPSETAGLAKEYVLGFATEVGGRTSHTSILAGALEIPAVVGLGEFLSDVSGGDMVIVDGNNGEIIIDPDEETLARYKDTGERQRSMAARLASRRKIRSETKDGTRIHVMGNIEFPNEVEHCTERGADGIGLYRTEFLYLQSNTEPTEEVHYDAYCRVVQAAQNRPIVIRTLDLGADKIPRGYRHLAKEGMNPALGLRSVRLSLRDLPLFKTQLRAIFRAAVHGDVRIMFPLISTLLEWRQAKMIVGDVLEDLEERGVDFNPNIPIGMMVEVPAAALLAEEFAEEVDFFSIGTNDLIQYTLAVDRSDPAVSSLYNSADPSILRLIKMVVGAARKKNIPVTVCGQMSSDLKSIPLLAGLGIRQISATPLAIPEVKEVIRHLTIARAEEIAAHAMTIDVARDVESYLRGELYKICPDLFDEELPL; the protein is encoded by the coding sequence ATGCTTGTAAAACGTGGAATTGCAGTTTCTCCGGGAGTAAATTTCGGCCCCGCTCTGATTCTGGGGGCGGAGGACTTTCGCATACCACGGCAATTCGTCAGTGTCAATGTGATCGAAACCGAGATCGCCCGCCTGCGGTCTGCTCTGGATGCGGTCTGCGAAGAAATCGCCGAAAATGAACGCCTCGCCTCCGACAAACTGGGAGAACAGTATGGCGCCATTTTCGCAGCACACCTGCAGATGGTCAGCTCTCCCCGGCTGCGGGAAGAGATCGAGACGCTGATCAAAGACAAATGCTATTCTCCCGAGCATGCTTCCAGCCGGGTTTTCAGACGCTATACGAAGCTCGTCCAGCACCTGGGAGATAACTACCTGGCGGAACGGGCCAGCGACATCATCGATCTGGAAAAGCGGCTGCTGAAACAGCTGCTCGGCGAGAAGCGGGAAGAACTCTCCAACCTGACCACGCCGATCGTCGTCCTCGCCAATAACCTGACTCCCAGTGAGACCGCCGGTCTTGCCAAGGAATACGTGCTTGGGTTTGCCACCGAAGTCGGAGGACGCACCAGCCACACCTCGATCCTGGCCGGAGCCCTGGAAATCCCCGCCGTGGTCGGCCTGGGTGAATTCCTGTCCGATGTGTCAGGCGGCGACATGGTCATCGTTGACGGCAATAACGGCGAAATCATCATCGATCCCGATGAAGAAACCCTCGCCCGATACAAGGATACTGGTGAACGCCAGCGTTCGATGGCAGCCCGGCTGGCATCACGCCGGAAAATCCGCTCCGAAACCAAAGACGGCACCCGGATCCACGTCATGGGGAACATTGAATTCCCCAACGAAGTCGAACACTGTACCGAACGGGGTGCGGACGGAATTGGCCTGTATCGCACCGAATTCCTGTACCTCCAGTCGAATACCGAACCAACTGAAGAGGTCCACTACGACGCGTACTGTCGCGTCGTCCAGGCCGCCCAGAACCGCCCGATTGTGATCCGCACCCTCGACCTCGGTGCAGACAAAATCCCCCGCGGATACCGGCATCTGGCTAAAGAAGGCATGAACCCGGCCCTGGGACTCCGCAGCGTCCGTCTCAGCCTGCGGGACCTGCCCCTCTTTAAAACACAGCTTCGGGCCATCTTCAGGGCAGCCGTGCATGGCGATGTCCGCATCATGTTCCCCCTCATCTCAACCCTGCTCGAATGGCGGCAGGCCAAGATGATTGTCGGCGACGTACTGGAAGATCTGGAAGAACGGGGTGTGGATTTCAACCCGAATATTCCGATAGGAATGATGGTGGAAGTCCCCGCCGCTGCACTGCTGGCAGAAGAATTTGCTGAGGAAGTTGACTTTTTCTCCATTGGGACAAATGATTTAATTCAGTATACTCTGGCAGTGGATCGGTCCGATCCAGCCGTCTCGTCGCTCTATAACTCCGCTGATCCTTCGATTTTAAGGCTCATCAAGATGGTGGTTGGGGCGGCTCGCAAAAAAAACATACCGGTGACTGTCTGTGGGCAAATGAGCTCAGATCTGAAATCGATCCCGCTGCTGGCAGGCCTGGGCATCCGGCAGATCAGTGCCACACCACTGGCCATCCCGGAAGTGAAAGAAGTAATCAGACACCTGACAATCGCACGAGCTGAAGAAATCGCCGCACACGCGATGACCATCGATGTAGCCCGTGACGTTGAAAGTTATTTAAGAGGAGAATTGTACAAAATCTGTCCTGACCTGTTTGATGAAGAACTCCCTTTGTAA
- a CDS encoding HPr family phosphocarrier protein: MQESVCRQIVTVKMKQGLHLRPISEIVRISRDYTCDFKISNGDRSANAREVYDLLELQALPETELVLEAVGDDASKLMEEIVQFFESGYKKFEEVSDLSE; the protein is encoded by the coding sequence ATGCAAGAATCTGTTTGCCGCCAGATTGTGACTGTCAAAATGAAACAGGGACTGCATTTGCGTCCCATTTCAGAAATTGTCAGGATTTCCCGCGACTACACTTGCGACTTTAAAATTTCCAACGGAGATCGATCTGCCAACGCCCGGGAAGTTTATGACCTGCTGGAGCTGCAGGCTTTGCCCGAAACCGAACTGGTCCTGGAAGCAGTCGGAGACGATGCCAGCAAACTCATGGAAGAAATCGTGCAGTTTTTTGAATCAGGATATAAGAAGTTTGAAGAAGTCTCTGATCTGTCTGAATAA
- a CDS encoding PTS sugar transporter subunit IIA has product MKLTDFVVSEAIIPELNVTTKEEAIRTMVASLKNAGSISAEDEEGIVSAILKREELGSTGIGNGVAVPHTKHSSVENLTAAVALSSDGVDFASLDGEDVYILFLLISPLDRPGDHLRGLENISRHLRNQNFCKFLRQSKNVEDIVELLNEADSNQLD; this is encoded by the coding sequence ATGAAGTTAACAGACTTCGTGGTTTCGGAAGCCATTATTCCGGAATTGAATGTAACAACGAAAGAAGAAGCAATCCGTACCATGGTCGCCAGCCTCAAAAATGCTGGCAGTATCTCAGCAGAAGACGAAGAAGGCATCGTATCTGCGATCCTCAAACGTGAAGAACTGGGATCCACCGGAATTGGTAATGGCGTTGCAGTCCCACACACCAAACACTCTTCAGTCGAAAACCTGACAGCCGCTGTGGCCCTCTCTTCAGATGGGGTCGATTTTGCCAGTCTGGACGGAGAAGATGTTTATATTCTGTTTTTGCTGATCTCACCCCTGGATCGACCAGGAGATCACTTACGTGGTCTGGAAAATATTTCTCGTCACTTGCGAAATCAGAACTTCTGTAAGTTTCTCCGCCAATCCAAAAATGTTGAGGATATTGTTGAATTGCTCAATGAAGCAGACAGCAATCAACTGGATTAA
- the hpf gene encoding ribosome hibernation-promoting factor, HPF/YfiA family: MQVAITCRHGSVSDGLREYITEKSEKLLTYFERVTAIQITIDQGENQNRVEILVDAEHKHNFVAHAEGDEVKPNFHAALSKMEQQIKKYKQKIQDHRRDIPINEIAENGLAESEAEAEAESE; this comes from the coding sequence GTGCAAGTTGCGATTACTTGTCGTCATGGTAGCGTCTCGGATGGTCTACGTGAATATATAACTGAAAAGTCTGAAAAGTTACTGACTTACTTTGAGCGGGTAACTGCAATCCAGATCACAATCGACCAGGGAGAAAATCAGAACCGGGTCGAAATTCTTGTTGATGCAGAACACAAACACAATTTTGTTGCGCATGCAGAAGGGGATGAGGTTAAGCCAAACTTCCACGCCGCTTTAAGCAAGATGGAGCAGCAGATTAAAAAATATAAACAGAAGATTCAGGATCACCGCCGCGATATTCCCATAAATGAAATCGCCGAGAACGGGCTTGCAGAATCTGAAGCGGAAGCCGAAGCCGAATCTGAATAA
- a CDS encoding FmdB family zinc ribbon protein has translation MPTYVYEVVNPDGSAGERFEVIQRMSEPALTKHPETGEPVRRVITAANISGKWSDAEAKRTLNDDKRLGELGFTKYVKSSSGKYEKRAGDGPDLISAD, from the coding sequence ATGCCTACTTATGTTTACGAAGTGGTAAACCCGGATGGTTCGGCAGGAGAGCGGTTCGAAGTCATTCAGCGGATGAGTGAACCGGCATTGACGAAGCATCCCGAAACGGGAGAGCCTGTACGGAGAGTGATCACGGCTGCCAATATTTCCGGGAAGTGGTCCGACGCTGAGGCCAAACGGACCCTGAACGATGATAAACGTCTGGGAGAGCTGGGCTTTACCAAATACGTAAAATCGTCGAGTGGGAAGTACGAGAAGCGGGCCGGCGATGGACCGGACCTGATTTCTGCCGATTAG